One genomic region from Gossypium hirsutum isolate 1008001.06 chromosome D13, Gossypium_hirsutum_v2.1, whole genome shotgun sequence encodes:
- the LOC107936051 gene encoding transmembrane protein 87A, protein MDFSFRIANKSFDFLIFVILSTLLTTIHASIHIYQNQLFNEVGNAYLLPGGSEGLYASLSSDDSATDGRSFIRFENITFWRTQDAADEQSEMEHSTGLIQAVIFEAADRNNIGGSAYGGQRSICCTPDLAKLEGCKQGEVIRIPSATEINWPMVLSIQFNGNDLSTQMNNAEVPIKKTGMHNLFFIACDPKLKGTVMSGKTVWKNPDGYLPGRMAPLMTFYVYMAIAYLLLSAIWFSQYMRFWEDILQLQHCIAAVIGLGLFEMILWYLDYSNFNKTGMRPVVTTAWVVTVGAIKKTLSRLLILSVSMGYGVVRPTLGGLTSKVLLIGATYFVASELLDITEHVGTINDVSGRARLFLGLPDAFLDAFLILWIFTSLSKTLEQLQAKRISVKLDIYRKFSNALAVAVIASVAWITYEIYFKATDPFNERWQSAWIITAFWDILSFALLCVICYLWAPSQSSQRYAYSEDVGEEFDDEEAQSLTRGQSNGDVSLVKQEQKNGNAGISDEEDESEEDKRE, encoded by the exons ATGGATTTCTCGTTTCGAATAGCCAATAAATCCTTTGACTTTTTAATCTTTGTTATATTATCAACTCTATTAACAACGATCCACGCTTCAATCCACATCTACCAGAATCAACTCTTCAATGAGGTCGGCAATGCTTACCTTCTTCCCGGCGGCAGCGAAGGACTCTACGCTTCTCTCTCCTCCGACGACTCCGCCACCGACGGCCGCTCTTTTATTCG atTTGAAAATATCACATTTTGGAGGACTCAAGATGCTGCAGATGAACAATCCGAGATGGAACATAGTACTGGGTTGATACAGGCGGTGATTTTCGAGGCTGCTGATAGAAACAATATTGGTGGTTCAGCTTATGGTGGACAAAGGTCGATATGTTGCACCCCTGATCTTGCTAAGCTAGAAGGTTGCAAGCAAGGTGAAGTCATTAGGATACCTTCGGCAACAGAGATTAATTGGCCAATGGTTTTAAGTATACAGTTCAATGGGAATGATTTATCGACACAAATGAACAATGCCGAGGTTCCCATCAAGAAAACTGGGATGCATAATTTGTTTTTTATTGCATGTGATCCGAAACTCAAGGGAACAGTAATGAGTGGAAAGACTGTATGGAAGAATCCTGATGGTTATTTGCCTGGCAGAATGGCTCCATTGATGACGTTCTATGTGTACATGGCAATTGCTTATTTGTTGCTTAGTGCCATTTGGTTCTCCCAATACATGAGGTTTTGGGAAGATATCCTTCAACTTCAGCATTGCATTGCCGCAGTCATTGGTCTTGGCTTGTTTGAAATGATATTGTGGTATCTTGATTATTCTAATTTTAACAAAACAGGAATGAGACCTGTTGTAACTACAGCTTGGGTTGTAACAGTTGGAGCTATAAAGAAAACACTTTCTCGACTTCTCATACTTTCAGTTTCTATGGGCTATGGTGTCGTACGCCCAACTTTAGGTGGTCTTACCTCGAAGGTGCTTCTTATTGGAGCTACGTATTTTGTGGCATCTGAATTGCTTGACATTACTGAGCACGTAGGGACCATCAATGACGTATCAGGAAGAGCAAGACTCTTCCTAGGCCTTCCCGATGCATTCCTTGATGCATTTTTGATATTGTGGATCTTTACATCTCTTTCCAAAACACTAGAGCAGTTACAG GCAAAGAGAATATCAGTGAAGTTGGACATCTATAGGAAATTCTCAAATGCATTAGCTGTGGCAGTGATTGCTTCTGTTGCATGGATAACTTATGAG ATATACTTCAAAGCAACTGATCCATTCAATGAGAGGTGGCAAAGTGCTTGGATCATCACAGCTTTCTGGGACATACTTTCGTTTGCACTACTCTGTGTTATTTGCTACCTTTGGGCACCATCTCAAAGCTCCCAACG ATATGCATACTCGGAAGATGTGGGGGAGGAATTCGATGATGAAGAAGCTCAATCTCTAACTAGGGGGCAATCGAACGGCGATGTGAGTTTAGTCAAGCAGGAGCAAAAGAATGGAAATGCTGGTATCTCCGATGAGGAAGATGAATCTGAAGAGGATAAAAGGGAGTAA